The following are from one region of the Canis lupus baileyi chromosome 25, mCanLup2.hap1, whole genome shotgun sequence genome:
- the FAM186A gene encoding protein FAM186A isoform X4, whose amino-acid sequence MQSQIDSESESEKEVADSTIMYRKAFYKSEVPELEIPFAVQDIISRIEQAQLHRAREDINIQLNDILLNVQRIINRYTLDENVHSGKKISLIEHKKRRIYFLEKIVTYAKNAEIREKILVYILAWLEEWNLILSEITAMDIEEHHHWIAQMEFLPETFKAIESNVKILSRISVSLFEERKRQKKRTTSRGTLWKSWKERVIKRPATAHALRPDQMISDEFATNTKVSEIQDMLQELINTTMFNKLENNAIKYISSTIVNLSKALSTLTDELKVFNLQSASMYINETNEKEKELSLKIMRELSENNEMLQQKLRDAEEKYEYLIRSKGVVQPRGGTALPTSPLNVLPELSSQSSIAISKADREDSTDDILVKEFENILDEAQTKGTKGLGIKWNSTISYTAPVEITPDLTEEQYPLPEKKQKEASEDKISLKKGDIHQKDGTDQHQSQKKKQTKGPYTHETSGSNLSDDKSKKKASETKFDHHLELQALEKKRKEIKSFSEAKSKPSTESKSQHVLADYPTDTKSQHGKGGTSSLWEQLRKVKPEYSQDRSQISSENKEEPTTESGDKEGMSEMSSQEEQFRLTQLGYSPQKVKTKGKKHQDPPATITSKQGKLEEDMLVFTKKVKSHRLVKSQSRVTEETSESTRVLGSADGKSEESNLEEFQDAIIAFLKEKIDNIGKPLDKKIVPKEELLLKGAEVEKLGIIKAKIEEYFQNVAETVTKTLRKYKDIKNVEQVGEKRMKQKKEVSFMPGLYFQKPISAKPEISTLFSSKSMDPLTDNLIQTILTEIEGERDAPVASTVGRDHREKEKQRQEEYMQEGQEKILGKRLKHQLKEEGSFWKKSYEVINKKPQEEESWLQMKVGKQGQQKHKQWQEEEIWKEQQKQRMQKRTEQEEEQMQRKEEEEYQQPKQQKLEAWNEKMEKPVVPLEKEKGQQKEVRYQELEINWKKEKQKPRRNAQDHEGQWQKKPKDQMKINEKNSEEREKMFSQTSMTLFPKWKSIPRVTSQSHQRKEFLGRFKTLHIPADGKHPIPTTPLSTQLPSPEAFPISGHSPTGFPTLTPQQAQAPGITVTSQKAEEALGITVAPEQAQAPGITLTPEQAQALGITLTPQQAQERGITLTPQQAQELGITLTPQQAQERGITLTPQQAQTLGITLTRQQVQTLGITPTPQQAQERGITLTPEQAQALGITLTPQQAQERGITLTPQQAQTLGITLTRQQVQTLGITPTPQQAQERGITLTPEQAQALGITLTPQQAQEQGIILTPQQAQAPGITVTPQQAQAGGITLTPEQIQARRITLTPQQAQTLGISLTPQQAQALGITLTPQQAQEQGIILTPQQAQAPGITLSPQQAQARGITLTPEQIQARRITLTPQQAQTLGITLTPQQAQAGGRTHTPQQAQTLGVTLTPEQAQAQGITLTPEQAQEWGITHTPEQAQAGRITFTPEEAQTLGVTLTPEQAQALGITLTPQQAQALGITLTPEQAQARGITLTPQQAQAGRITLTPEQAQTLGVTLTPEPAQALGITLTPQQAQEQGIILTPQQAQAPGITLSPQQAQAGGITLTPEQIQARRITLTPQQAQTLGITLTPQQAQAGGRTHTPQQAQTLGVTLTPEQAQAQGITLTPEQAQEWGITHTPEQAQAGRITFTPEQDQALGIILSPQQAQALGITLTPQQVQAQGITLTPEQFKALVVTLTPEKCHSLGIRVTPENVQTWGPPLTVAQGWNFRVPLSPENVLVSPVTFTPEQIQGLCAPLSLEQAEALGISVSPEYFWKFGVPLTSDKFHALESPLEQVQPLGAPFIPGQSHPMGITLMSEEVQQSSEQPSPLGAHPPLEHTLKVGIIPVTDKSIIPGASHISKQFPTLAPSSPRSSQRLKASVLPGKSIISSPRQSPASAPISEKSSVFEVFSTPLQISRSPLSQAPGKLLGMRIPPDPGKLLAPQTFPSSKQSLVSEGQSTSVQSVPPKVPLPPGKLPTATHNSCESHN is encoded by the exons catcTAGAGGTACTCTATGGAAATCTTGGAAAGAAAGAGTTATAAAGCGACCTGCAACAGCTCATGCTTTAAGACCAGATCAGATGATTAGTGATGAATTTGCAACAAACACAAAGGTTTCAGAAATCCAAGATATGCTACAGGAACTCATAAACACTACAATGTTCAATAAATTGGAAAACAATgctattaaatatatatcatcAACAATAGTAAACCTATCTAAAGCTTTGAGTACACTAACTGATGAACTAAAAGTTTTTAACCTCCAAAGTGCCAGTATGTACATAAACgagacaaatgaaaaagaaaaggagctcTCCCTGAAGATAATGCGAGAGCTCAGTGAAAACAATGAGATGCTTCAGCAGAAACTGCGAGatgcagaagaaaaatatgaataccTTATTCGGTCCAAAGGTGTTGTACAACCCCGAGGAGGTACAGCATTGCCCACATCACCCTTGAATGTGTTACCTGAGCTTTCTTCACAATCATCCATTGCTATTAGCAAAGCTGACAGAGAAGACAGTACAGATGATATTTTggttaaagaatttgaaaatattctaGATGAGGCCCAAACAAAAGGGACCAAGGGCTTGGGAATCAAGTGGAACTCAACTATTTCATATACAGCCCCAGTTGAAATAACTCCAGATTTAACTGAAGAGCAATATCCTTtacctgaaaaaaaacaaaaagaggctTCTGAAGATAAGATATCACTGAAGAAAGGTGATATCCATCAGAAAGATGGGACTGACCAGCATCAAtcacagaagaaaaagcaaactaAAGGCCCATATACACATGAGACCTCTGGGTCAAATCTGAGTGatgataaaagtaaaaagaaagcctCAGAGACCAAATTTGATCATCATTTAGAACTACAGGcactggaaaagaagagaaaagaaataaaatccttttctgAAGCCAAATCAAAGCCATCCACTGAATCAAAAAGTCAACACGTCCTTGCTGATTATCCTACTGACACAAAAAGCCAACATGGCAAAGGGGGAACAAGTAGTTTATGGGAACAACTCAGGAAGGTCAAACCTGAGTATTCACAGGACAGGAGCCAGATTTCTTCAGAGAATAAAGAGGAACCCACCACTGAGTCAGGGGACAAAGAAGGCATGAGTGAGATGAGCAGCCAAGAAGAGCAATTCAGGTTGACTCAACTTGGTTATTCCCCtcagaaagtgaaaacaaaaggaaagaagcacCAAGACCCTCCAGCAACCATCACAAGCAAACAGGGAAAACTTGAAGAGGACATGTTGGTATTCACGAAGAAAGTCAAGTCTCATAGACTTGTTAAGTCACAATCTAGGGTAACAGAGGAGACTTCAGAATCTACCAGAGTTCTTGGAAGTGCAGATGGCAAAAGTGAAGAGAGTAACTTGGAAGAATTTCAAGATGCCATAATAGCTTTCCTAAAAGAGAAAATTGATAACATAGGAAAGCCTTTGGACAAAAAGATTGTGCCAAAAGAGGAGTTATTATTAAAAGGAGCAGAGGTTGAAAAATTAGGAATCATAAAGGCAAAAATAGAGGAATATTTCCAAAATGTGGCTGAAACTGTGACAAAAACCTTGAGAAAatacaaagatataaaaaatgtaGAACAAGTTGGAGAGAAACGtatgaaacaaaaaaaggaagtctcATTTATGCCAGGATTGTATTTTCAGAAGCCAATTAGTGCAAAGCCTGAAATTAGCACCTTATTCTCATCTAAGAGCATGGACCCACTAACTGACAATTTAATACAAACAATCTTGACTGAAATAGAAGGGGAAAGAGATGCTCCAGTAGCCTCAACAGTAGGGAGAGaccacagagaaaaggaaaaacaaaggcaGGAGGAATATATGCAAGAAGGTCAAGAAAAAATACTTGGTAAACGTCTCAAACACCAGTTGAAAGAAGAAGGGAGTTTCTGGAAGAAGAGCTATGaggtaataaataaaaaaccccaGGAGGAAGAGTCATGGCTCCAGATGAAGGTAGGAAAGCAAGGACAACAAAAGCACAAACAGTGGCAGGAAGAGGAAATATGGAAGGAGCAGCAGAAACAGAGGATGCAAAAGCGGACTGAGCAAGAAGAGGagcaaatgcaaagaaaagaggaagaagagtatCAGCAGCCAAAACAGCAGAAGCTGGAAGCATggaatgaaaaaatggaaaaaccagtGGTGCccttggagaaggagaaaggacagcAGAAGGAAGTGAGATATCAAGAGCTGGAAATTaattggaagaaagagaagcagaagccaAGGAGAAATGCACAGGACCATGAAGGGCAGTGGCAGAAAAAACCAAAGGATCAGATGAAGATTAATGAGAAAAACTCTGAAGAACGAGAAAAGATGTTCAGCCAAACTTCAATGACATTGTTTCCCAAGTGGAAGAGCATACCGAGAGTAACATCCCAGTCACACCAAAGAAAAGAGTTCCTTGGGCGTTTTAAGACATTACACATTCCTGCTGATGGAAAGCATCCCATCCCAACCACTCCTCTCTCTACACAATTACCTTCACCAGAGGCCTTTCCCATTTCTGGACACTCTCCCACAGGGTTCCCCACTCTAACTCCTCAACAGGCCCAGGCACCGGGCATCACTGTTACCTCTCAAAAGGCAGAGGAGGCACTTGGAATCACTGTCGCCCCAGAACAGGCCCAGGCACCAGGGATCACTCTCACCCCCGAGCAGGCCCAGGCACTGGGGATCACTCTCACCCCTCAGCAGGCACAGGAACGGGGGATCACTCTCACCCCTCAGCAGGCCCAAGAACTGGGGATCACTCTCACCCCTCAGCAGGCACAGGAACGGGGGATCACTCTCACCCCTCAGCAAGCCCAAACACTGGGGATCACTCTCACCCGTCAGCAGGTCCAAACACTGGGGATCACTCCCACCCCTCAGCAGGCACAGGAACGGGGAATCACTCTCACCCCTGAGCAGGCCCAAGCACTGGGGATCACTCTCACCCCTCAGCAGGCACAGGAACGGGGGATCACTCTCACCCCTCAGCAAGCCCAAACACTGGGGATCACTCTCACCCGTCAGCAGGTCCAAACACTGGGGATCACTCCCACCCCTCAGCAGGCACAGGAACGGGGAATCACTCTCACCCCTGAGCAGGCCCAAGCACTGGGGATCACTCTCACCCCTCAGCAGGCACAGGAACAGGGCATCATTCTCACCCCTCAGCAGGCCCAGGCACCGGGGATCACTGTCACTCCTCAACAGGCCCAGGCAGGGGGGATCACTCTCACCCCTGAGCAGATCCAGGCAAGGAGGATCACTCTCACCCCTCAGCAGGCCCAAACACTGGGGATCAGTCTCACTCCTCAGCAGGCCCAAGCACTGGGGATCACTCTCACCCCTCAGCAGGCACAGGAACAGGGCATCATTCTCACCCCTCAGCAGGCCCAGGCACCGGGGATCACTCTCTCTCCTCAACAGGCCCAGGCAAGGGGGATCACTCTCACCCCTGAGCAGATCCAGGCAAGGAGGATCACTCTCACCCCTCAGCAGGCCCAAACACTGGGGATCACTCTCACTCCTCAGCAGGCCCAGGCAGGGGGGAGAACTCACACCCCTCAGCAGGCCCAAACACTGGGGGTCACTCTCACGCCTGAGCAGGCCCAGGCACAGGGGATCACTCTCACCCCTGAGCAGGCACAGGAATGGGGGATCACTCACACCCCTGAGCAGGCCCAGGCAGGGAGGATCACTTTCACCCCTGAGGAGGCCCAAACACTGGGGGTCACTCTCACTCCTGAGCAGGCCCAGGCACTGGGCATCACTCTCACCCCTCAGCAGGCCCAAGCACTGGGGATCACTCTCACCCCTGAGCAGGCACAGGCACGGGGGATCACTCTCACCCCTCAGCAGGCCCAGGCAGGGAGGATCACTCTCACCCCTGAGCAGGCCCAAACACTGGGGGTCACTCTCACTCCTGAGCCGGCCCAGGCACTGGGGATCACTCTCACCCCTCAGCAGGCACAGGAACAGGGCATCATTCTCACCCCTCAGCAGGCCCAGGCACCGGGGATCACTCTCTCTCCTCAACAGGCCCAGGCAGGGGGGATCACTCTCACCCCTGAGCAGATCCAGGCAAGGAGGATCACTCTCACCCCTCAGCAGGCCCAAACACTGGGGATCACTCTCACTCCTCAGCAGGCCCAGGCAGGGGGGAGAACTCACACCCCTCAGCAGGCCCAAACACTGGGGGTCACTCTCACGCCTGAGCAGGCCCAGGCACAGGGGATCACTCTCACCCCTGAGCAGGCACAGGAATGGGGGATCACTCACACCCCTGAGCAGGCCCAGGCAGGGAGGATCACTTTCACCCCTGAacaggatcaggcactgggcaTCATTCTCAGCCCTCAGCAGGCTCAGGCACTGGGCATCACTCTTACCCCTCAGCAGGTCCAGGCACAGGGCATTACTCTTACCCCTGAGCAGTTCAAAGCATTGGTGGTCACTCTCACCCCTGAGAAATGCCACAGCTTAGGTATCAGAGTCACCCCTGAGAACGTTCAGACATGGGGGCCACCTCTCACTGTAGCACAGGGTTGGAATTTTAGAGTCCCTCTTAGTCCTGAAAATGTCTTGGTGTCACCTGTCACTTTTACACCTGAACAGATCCAGGGTTTatgtgcccctctctctttggAACAGGCTGAAGCATTAGGGATTTCCGTCTCTCCAGAATACTTCTGGAAATTTGGGGTCCCTCTCACCTCAGATAAATTCCATGCCTTAGAATCTCCCCTTGAACAAGTCCAACCTTTGGGAGCCCCCTTCATCCCAGGACAATCCCATCCCATGGGTATTACTCTCATGTCTGAGGAAGTCCAACAATCAAGTGAACAGCCCTCACCACTTGGGGCCCATCCTCCTTTAGAACATACCTTGAAAGTTGGGATCATTCCTGTTACTGATAAATCCATTATACCAGGTGCTTCTCACATTTCCAAGCAGTTCCCCACATTGGCTCCTTCCAGTCCTAGATCATCTCAGAGATTAAAGGCTTCTGTCCTCCCTGGGAAATCCATTATATCAAGCCCCAGGCAATCCCCAGCATCTGCTCCTATTTCTGAGAAGTCCTCTGTATTTGAAGTCTTTTCTACTCCTTTGCAGATATCAAGGTCTCCTCTTTCCCAAGCCCCTGGGAAATTGCTAGGAATGAGAATTCCTCCTGACCCTGGGAAGCTTCTGGCACCACAGACTTTTCCTTCCTCTAAACAGTCCCTGGTTTCTGAAGGTCAATCCACCTCTGTTCAATCTGTACCACCAAAAgtccctctgcctcctgggaaGCTTCCCACAG CTACACACAACAGCTGCGAATCTCATAATTGA
- the FAM186A gene encoding protein FAM186A isoform X5 — protein sequence MQSQIDSESESEKEVADSTIMYRKAFYKSEVPELEIPFAVQDIISRIEQAQLHRAREDINIQLNDILLNVQRIINRYTLDENVHSGKKISLIEHKKRRIYFLEKIVTYAKNAEIREKILVYILAWLEEWNLILSEITAMDIEEHHHWIAQMEFLPETFKAIESNVKILSRISVSLFEERKRQKKRTTSRGTLWKSWKERVIKRPATAHALRPDQMISDEFATNTKVSEIQDMLQELINTTMFNKLENNAIKYISSTIVNLSKALSTLTDELKVFNLQSASMYINETNEKEKELSLKIMRELSENNEMLQQKLRDAEEKYEYLIRSKGVVQPRGGTALPTSPLNVLPELSSQSSIAISKADREDSTDDILVKEFENILDEAQTKGTKGLGIKWNSTISYTAPVEITPDLTEEQYPLPEKKQKEASEDKISLKKGDIHQKDGTDQHQSQKKKQTKGPYTHETSGSNLSDDKSKKKASETKFDHHLELQALEKKRKEIKSFSEAKSKPSTESKSQHVLADYPTDTKSQHGKGGTSSLWEQLRKVKPEYSQDRSQISSENKEEPTTESGDKEGMSEMSSQEEQFRLTQLGYSPQKVKTKGKKHQDPPATITSKQGKLEEDMLVFTKKVKSHRLVKSQSRVTEETSESTRVLGSADGKSEESNLEEFQDAIIAFLKEKIDNIGKPLDKKIVPKEELLLKGAEVEKLGIIKAKIEEYFQNVAETVTKTLRKYKDIKNVEQVGEKRMKQKKEVSFMPGLYFQKPISAKPEISTLFSSKSMDPLTDNLIQTILTEIEGERDAPVASTVGRDHREKEKQRQEEYMQEGQEKILGKRLKHQLKEEGSFWKKSYEVINKKPQEEESWLQMKVGKQGQQKHKQWQEEEIWKEQQKQRMQKRTEQEEEQMQRKEEEEYQQPKQQKLEAWNEKMEKPVVPLEKEKGQQKEVRYQELEINWKKEKQKPRRNAQDHEGQWQKKPKDQMKINEKNSEEREKMFSQTSMTLFPKWKSIPRVTSQSHQRKEFLGRFKTLHIPADGKHPIPTTPLSTQLPSPEAFPISGHSPTGFPTLTPQQAQAPGITVTSQKAEEALGITVAPEQAQAPGITLTPEQAQALGITLTPQQAQERGITLTPQQAQELGITLTPQQAQERGITLTPQQAQTLGITLTRQQVQTLGITPTPQQAQERGITLTPEQAQALGITLTPQQAQERGITLTPQQAQTLGITLTRQQVQTLGITPTPQQAQERGITLTPEQAQALGITLTPQQAQEQGIILTPQQAQAPGITVTPQQAQAGGITLTPEQIQARRITLTPQQAQTLGISLTPQQAQALGITLTPQQAQEQGIILTPQQAQAPGITLSPQQAQARGITLTPEQIQARRITLTPQQAQTLGITLTPQQAQAGGRTHTPQQAQTLGVTLTPEQAQAQGITLTPEQAQEWGITHTPEQAQAGRITFTPEEAQTLGVTLTPEQAQALGITLTPQQAQALGITLTPEQAQARGITLTPQQAQAGRITLTPEQAQTLGVTLTPEPAQALGITLTPQQAQEQGIILTPQQAQAPGITLSPQQAQAGGITLTPEQIQARRITLTPQQAQTLGITLTPQQAQAGGRTHTPQQAQTLGVTLTPEQAQAQGITLTPEQAQEWGITHTPEQAQAGRITFTPEQDQALGIILSPQQAQALGITLTPQQVQAQGITLTPEQFKALVVTLTPEKCHSLGIRVTPENVQTWGPPLTVAQGWNFRVPLSPENVLVSPVTFTPEQIQGLCAPLSLEQAEALGISVSPEYFWKFGVPLTSDKFHALESPLEQVQPLGAPFIPGQSHPMGITLMSEEVQQSSEQPSPLGAHPPLEHTLKVGIIPVTDKSIIPGASHISKQFPTLAPSSPRSSQRLKASVLPGKSIISSPRQSPASAPISEKSSVFEVFSTPLQISRSPLSQAPGKLLGMRIPPDPGKLLAPQTFPSSKQSLVSEGQSTSVQSVPPKVPLPPGKLPTETT from the coding sequence catcTAGAGGTACTCTATGGAAATCTTGGAAAGAAAGAGTTATAAAGCGACCTGCAACAGCTCATGCTTTAAGACCAGATCAGATGATTAGTGATGAATTTGCAACAAACACAAAGGTTTCAGAAATCCAAGATATGCTACAGGAACTCATAAACACTACAATGTTCAATAAATTGGAAAACAATgctattaaatatatatcatcAACAATAGTAAACCTATCTAAAGCTTTGAGTACACTAACTGATGAACTAAAAGTTTTTAACCTCCAAAGTGCCAGTATGTACATAAACgagacaaatgaaaaagaaaaggagctcTCCCTGAAGATAATGCGAGAGCTCAGTGAAAACAATGAGATGCTTCAGCAGAAACTGCGAGatgcagaagaaaaatatgaataccTTATTCGGTCCAAAGGTGTTGTACAACCCCGAGGAGGTACAGCATTGCCCACATCACCCTTGAATGTGTTACCTGAGCTTTCTTCACAATCATCCATTGCTATTAGCAAAGCTGACAGAGAAGACAGTACAGATGATATTTTggttaaagaatttgaaaatattctaGATGAGGCCCAAACAAAAGGGACCAAGGGCTTGGGAATCAAGTGGAACTCAACTATTTCATATACAGCCCCAGTTGAAATAACTCCAGATTTAACTGAAGAGCAATATCCTTtacctgaaaaaaaacaaaaagaggctTCTGAAGATAAGATATCACTGAAGAAAGGTGATATCCATCAGAAAGATGGGACTGACCAGCATCAAtcacagaagaaaaagcaaactaAAGGCCCATATACACATGAGACCTCTGGGTCAAATCTGAGTGatgataaaagtaaaaagaaagcctCAGAGACCAAATTTGATCATCATTTAGAACTACAGGcactggaaaagaagagaaaagaaataaaatccttttctgAAGCCAAATCAAAGCCATCCACTGAATCAAAAAGTCAACACGTCCTTGCTGATTATCCTACTGACACAAAAAGCCAACATGGCAAAGGGGGAACAAGTAGTTTATGGGAACAACTCAGGAAGGTCAAACCTGAGTATTCACAGGACAGGAGCCAGATTTCTTCAGAGAATAAAGAGGAACCCACCACTGAGTCAGGGGACAAAGAAGGCATGAGTGAGATGAGCAGCCAAGAAGAGCAATTCAGGTTGACTCAACTTGGTTATTCCCCtcagaaagtgaaaacaaaaggaaagaagcacCAAGACCCTCCAGCAACCATCACAAGCAAACAGGGAAAACTTGAAGAGGACATGTTGGTATTCACGAAGAAAGTCAAGTCTCATAGACTTGTTAAGTCACAATCTAGGGTAACAGAGGAGACTTCAGAATCTACCAGAGTTCTTGGAAGTGCAGATGGCAAAAGTGAAGAGAGTAACTTGGAAGAATTTCAAGATGCCATAATAGCTTTCCTAAAAGAGAAAATTGATAACATAGGAAAGCCTTTGGACAAAAAGATTGTGCCAAAAGAGGAGTTATTATTAAAAGGAGCAGAGGTTGAAAAATTAGGAATCATAAAGGCAAAAATAGAGGAATATTTCCAAAATGTGGCTGAAACTGTGACAAAAACCTTGAGAAAatacaaagatataaaaaatgtaGAACAAGTTGGAGAGAAACGtatgaaacaaaaaaaggaagtctcATTTATGCCAGGATTGTATTTTCAGAAGCCAATTAGTGCAAAGCCTGAAATTAGCACCTTATTCTCATCTAAGAGCATGGACCCACTAACTGACAATTTAATACAAACAATCTTGACTGAAATAGAAGGGGAAAGAGATGCTCCAGTAGCCTCAACAGTAGGGAGAGaccacagagaaaaggaaaaacaaaggcaGGAGGAATATATGCAAGAAGGTCAAGAAAAAATACTTGGTAAACGTCTCAAACACCAGTTGAAAGAAGAAGGGAGTTTCTGGAAGAAGAGCTATGaggtaataaataaaaaaccccaGGAGGAAGAGTCATGGCTCCAGATGAAGGTAGGAAAGCAAGGACAACAAAAGCACAAACAGTGGCAGGAAGAGGAAATATGGAAGGAGCAGCAGAAACAGAGGATGCAAAAGCGGACTGAGCAAGAAGAGGagcaaatgcaaagaaaagaggaagaagagtatCAGCAGCCAAAACAGCAGAAGCTGGAAGCATggaatgaaaaaatggaaaaaccagtGGTGCccttggagaaggagaaaggacagcAGAAGGAAGTGAGATATCAAGAGCTGGAAATTaattggaagaaagagaagcagaagccaAGGAGAAATGCACAGGACCATGAAGGGCAGTGGCAGAAAAAACCAAAGGATCAGATGAAGATTAATGAGAAAAACTCTGAAGAACGAGAAAAGATGTTCAGCCAAACTTCAATGACATTGTTTCCCAAGTGGAAGAGCATACCGAGAGTAACATCCCAGTCACACCAAAGAAAAGAGTTCCTTGGGCGTTTTAAGACATTACACATTCCTGCTGATGGAAAGCATCCCATCCCAACCACTCCTCTCTCTACACAATTACCTTCACCAGAGGCCTTTCCCATTTCTGGACACTCTCCCACAGGGTTCCCCACTCTAACTCCTCAACAGGCCCAGGCACCGGGCATCACTGTTACCTCTCAAAAGGCAGAGGAGGCACTTGGAATCACTGTCGCCCCAGAACAGGCCCAGGCACCAGGGATCACTCTCACCCCCGAGCAGGCCCAGGCACTGGGGATCACTCTCACCCCTCAGCAGGCACAGGAACGGGGGATCACTCTCACCCCTCAGCAGGCCCAAGAACTGGGGATCACTCTCACCCCTCAGCAGGCACAGGAACGGGGGATCACTCTCACCCCTCAGCAAGCCCAAACACTGGGGATCACTCTCACCCGTCAGCAGGTCCAAACACTGGGGATCACTCCCACCCCTCAGCAGGCACAGGAACGGGGAATCACTCTCACCCCTGAGCAGGCCCAAGCACTGGGGATCACTCTCACCCCTCAGCAGGCACAGGAACGGGGGATCACTCTCACCCCTCAGCAAGCCCAAACACTGGGGATCACTCTCACCCGTCAGCAGGTCCAAACACTGGGGATCACTCCCACCCCTCAGCAGGCACAGGAACGGGGAATCACTCTCACCCCTGAGCAGGCCCAAGCACTGGGGATCACTCTCACCCCTCAGCAGGCACAGGAACAGGGCATCATTCTCACCCCTCAGCAGGCCCAGGCACCGGGGATCACTGTCACTCCTCAACAGGCCCAGGCAGGGGGGATCACTCTCACCCCTGAGCAGATCCAGGCAAGGAGGATCACTCTCACCCCTCAGCAGGCCCAAACACTGGGGATCAGTCTCACTCCTCAGCAGGCCCAAGCACTGGGGATCACTCTCACCCCTCAGCAGGCACAGGAACAGGGCATCATTCTCACCCCTCAGCAGGCCCAGGCACCGGGGATCACTCTCTCTCCTCAACAGGCCCAGGCAAGGGGGATCACTCTCACCCCTGAGCAGATCCAGGCAAGGAGGATCACTCTCACCCCTCAGCAGGCCCAAACACTGGGGATCACTCTCACTCCTCAGCAGGCCCAGGCAGGGGGGAGAACTCACACCCCTCAGCAGGCCCAAACACTGGGGGTCACTCTCACGCCTGAGCAGGCCCAGGCACAGGGGATCACTCTCACCCCTGAGCAGGCACAGGAATGGGGGATCACTCACACCCCTGAGCAGGCCCAGGCAGGGAGGATCACTTTCACCCCTGAGGAGGCCCAAACACTGGGGGTCACTCTCACTCCTGAGCAGGCCCAGGCACTGGGCATCACTCTCACCCCTCAGCAGGCCCAAGCACTGGGGATCACTCTCACCCCTGAGCAGGCACAGGCACGGGGGATCACTCTCACCCCTCAGCAGGCCCAGGCAGGGAGGATCACTCTCACCCCTGAGCAGGCCCAAACACTGGGGGTCACTCTCACTCCTGAGCCGGCCCAGGCACTGGGGATCACTCTCACCCCTCAGCAGGCACAGGAACAGGGCATCATTCTCACCCCTCAGCAGGCCCAGGCACCGGGGATCACTCTCTCTCCTCAACAGGCCCAGGCAGGGGGGATCACTCTCACCCCTGAGCAGATCCAGGCAAGGAGGATCACTCTCACCCCTCAGCAGGCCCAAACACTGGGGATCACTCTCACTCCTCAGCAGGCCCAGGCAGGGGGGAGAACTCACACCCCTCAGCAGGCCCAAACACTGGGGGTCACTCTCACGCCTGAGCAGGCCCAGGCACAGGGGATCACTCTCACCCCTGAGCAGGCACAGGAATGGGGGATCACTCACACCCCTGAGCAGGCCCAGGCAGGGAGGATCACTTTCACCCCTGAacaggatcaggcactgggcaTCATTCTCAGCCCTCAGCAGGCTCAGGCACTGGGCATCACTCTTACCCCTCAGCAGGTCCAGGCACAGGGCATTACTCTTACCCCTGAGCAGTTCAAAGCATTGGTGGTCACTCTCACCCCTGAGAAATGCCACAGCTTAGGTATCAGAGTCACCCCTGAGAACGTTCAGACATGGGGGCCACCTCTCACTGTAGCACAGGGTTGGAATTTTAGAGTCCCTCTTAGTCCTGAAAATGTCTTGGTGTCACCTGTCACTTTTACACCTGAACAGATCCAGGGTTTatgtgcccctctctctttggAACAGGCTGAAGCATTAGGGATTTCCGTCTCTCCAGAATACTTCTGGAAATTTGGGGTCCCTCTCACCTCAGATAAATTCCATGCCTTAGAATCTCCCCTTGAACAAGTCCAACCTTTGGGAGCCCCCTTCATCCCAGGACAATCCCATCCCATGGGTATTACTCTCATGTCTGAGGAAGTCCAACAATCAAGTGAACAGCCCTCACCACTTGGGGCCCATCCTCCTTTAGAACATACCTTGAAAGTTGGGATCATTCCTGTTACTGATAAATCCATTATACCAGGTGCTTCTCACATTTCCAAGCAGTTCCCCACATTGGCTCCTTCCAGTCCTAGATCATCTCAGAGATTAAAGGCTTCTGTCCTCCCTGGGAAATCCATTATATCAAGCCCCAGGCAATCCCCAGCATCTGCTCCTATTTCTGAGAAGTCCTCTGTATTTGAAGTCTTTTCTACTCCTTTGCAGATATCAAGGTCTCCTCTTTCCCAAGCCCCTGGGAAATTGCTAGGAATGAGAATTCCTCCTGACCCTGGGAAGCTTCTGGCACCACAGACTTTTCCTTCCTCTAAACAGTCCCTGGTTTCTGAAGGTCAATCCACCTCTGTTCAATCTGTACCACCAAAAgtccctctgcctcctgggaaGCTTCCCACAG